AAGTTTCCTTTTCATCAATATATTTATCAATTATTGAATCCAACCGAAACATATTAACGGTTTCTTTCTTTACAATTTTTGATTTTGGTTTCAATTGGGCATGAAAATCCTTAATTTTTAATATCGAGCTAAATACAGTATCATCAGTAACATTAATATCAATAAATTGATCAACATTTCCAATCGCACATTTCTCAGGAACAATCATATTCGGGTATTTCCTGCTCCTTTTTAACAATGTATTATAACAATTTGTAACAGGCTCAAAAGAAATAACGGTGCCTTTATAGTTAAAGTCAAATAACGATTCGGCAAATTGGCCTGTATTTGCACCGATATCTAATATAAATTTTATATTTAGATTATTGAGTATGGTTGCTGTTCTTAAAGCTTCGCTTGTAGAGGGAGTAAAACGTTTTAACTTTAAATACATACCAGTTGACTTACCAATAAAACGTCTAAATCGTTCAGCCTTTTTAGATTGAAGTATTTTCTCTATCAGTTTCATGAAAAGATTTTTAGAATTTTTTTCTATGGTACAAAAGTATGAAAAAACCTGATTATTCATTTACAGGAAGATAAATATAAAAAATTTTGTACTTTTGGCAATTGAATATAAATTATGGTATAGGTAACTTTAT
This window of the Bacteroidales bacterium genome carries:
- a CDS encoding FkbM family methyltransferase, with the translated sequence MKLIEKILQSKKAERFRRFIGKSTGMYLKLKRFTPSTSEALRTATILNNLNIKFILDIGANTGQFAESLFDFNYKGTVISFEPVTNCYNTLLKRSRKYPNMIVPEKCAIGNVDQFIDINVTDDTVFSSILKIKDFHAQLKPKSKIVKKETVNMFRLDSIIDKYIDEKETSILLKIDTQGFEKEVLEGAKNTLKRIQGIKIEIPLISIYENTKFTFYEIIDFLKQHNFNPYSFNIEGVNLKTGRVHTIDGLFIRESNQ